A section of the Phaseolus vulgaris cultivar G19833 chromosome 8, P. vulgaris v2.0, whole genome shotgun sequence genome encodes:
- the LOC137823450 gene encoding uncharacterized protein isoform X1: MSKDVNMLIDGATNKSVDCSDAFNTTEVFPSRDAMLNWARDVAKENGFVLIILRSETSTKPTRTTRRNQRKTFIILGCDRSGKYRGPYKNALSRKVNGTRKCECPFRLRGKALKKAEGWIVKVMCGCHNHDLEETLAGHPYAGRLSAEEKSLVDDMTKNMMKPKDILLTLKDYNMDNVTTIKQIYNARQAYRSSQKGLEMQYLLKLLERERYVYWHRKVDDSNVIRDIFWTHPDAIKLLGAFNTVLIIDSIYTTTRYPLPLLEIVGITSTELTFSVAFAFVESERADNFTWVLQKLRGLIVKDEDIPQVIVTDRDISLMNAVQVVFPSSSNLLCRIHINKNVKAKCMSIVHPKEKQDLVMDAWDVVVNSSNENEYIQRLALFEKVCSGFPSFCEYVKKMWLIPHKEKFVTSWTNQVMHLGNTTTNRVEATNCKLKNLLQDSKTDMCSYWDAMNDMITLQHTEIKSSFEKSINVVDHMQNTPVYIKLQGFVSRSALSHITDEYDRVKTVGTDSSKCCCIVRTTHGLPCACELASYSTMCHPIPLEAIHVHWKKLNFIDRGMDDKEFELSLQPELDALLQRFQELDCAGKIILKAKLHELAFPDTASKCPTPKMVRIKRAPGSKRDRSIHCDLSHREHVDAMHPTHSGTSSCPSSHQIVHESKRRRVLPMMDQFPIQIHPFIEEIIDVKADSNCGYRAVAAQLGMGEESWALVRQDLIRELQQWQDIYAKLFGSNERVAELRQSLYVDKETSIKKWMTIPDMGYVIASRYNVVLVSLSLKESMTFFPLRGRPPLSQSRHRLIAIGLVHDCHFVQVALKAESALPPTALQWSRYCSAESRSWETSYVNRMEHFRSLFPHTKIIM, encoded by the exons ATGTCTAAGGATGTGAATATGCTAATTGATGGGGCAACAAATAAGTCTGTTGATTGTAGTGATGCATTTAACACTACAGAG gTTTTTCCTTCTCGAGATGCAATGTTAAATTGGGCTCGAGATGTTGCAAAAGAGAATGGATTTGTCCTTATTATTTTGAGATCAGAGACATCTACAAAACCTACAAGAACTACAAGGCGTAATCAAAGGAAGACATTTATAATTTTGGGTTGCGATAGAAGTGGAAAATATAGAGGACCATACAAGAATGCATTATCCCGAAAGGTAAATGGTACTAGAAAATGTGAGTGTCCCTTCAGGTTAAGGGGAAAAGCTTTGAAAAAGGCTGAAGGATGGATTGTTAAGGTAATGTGTGGTTGTCACAATCATGACTTAGAGGAAACATTAGCAGGTCATCCATATGCAGGCCGGTTGAGTGCTGAAGAGAAGTCTTTGGTTGATGATATGACAAAGAACATGATGAAGCCAAAAGATATACTATTGACATTGAAAGATTATAACATGGATAATGTCACTACTATCAAGCAGATTTACAATGCTCGACAGGCTTATCGATCCTCTCAAAAAGGTTTAGAAATGCAATACCTACTGAAATTATTGGAACGTGAGCGGTATGTGTATTGGCATAGAAAGGTGGATGACTCCAATGTTATCAGAGATATATTCTGGACACATCCAGATGCCATTAAACTTCTGGGTGCTTTCAACACTGTCTTGATAATTGATAGTATTTATACAACCACTAGGTATCCATTGCCACTGCTTGAGATTGTTGGCATTACTTCAACAGAGTTAACATTCTCTGTGGCATTTGCTTTTGTGGAGTCTGAGCGAGCTGACAACTTCACTTGGGTACTACAGAAGTTAAGAGGATTGATTGTTAAAGATGAAGACATACCTCAGGTGATTGTGACTGACAGAGACATTTCTTTGATGAATGCAGTGCAAGTTGTCTTTCCAAGCTCTTCTAATTTGTTATGTCGGATTCATATCAACAAGAATGTGAAGGCCAAATGCATGTCGATAGTCCATCCAAAGGAGAAACAAGACTTGGTGATGGATGCATGGGATGTTGTTGTGAATTCTTCTAATGAGAATGAATATATCCAGCGTCTGGCattatttgaaaaagtttgCTCAGGTTTTCCTAGTTTTTGTGAATATGTGAAAAAGATGTGGCTGATCCCACACAAGGAAAAGTTTGTCACTTCATGGACAAATCAGGTGATGCATTTGGGTAACACGACAACGAATAG GGTTGAGGCAACAAATTGTAAGTTAAAGAATTTGCTTCAAGATAGCAAAACTGATATGTGTAGTTATTGGGATGCTATGAATGACATGATTACTTTGCAACACACAGAGATTAAGTCGTCATTTGAGAAAAGCATAAATGTAGTGGATCATATGCAAAATACTCCAGTATACATCAAACTGCAAGGATTTGTATCAAGGAGTGCATTGAGTCATATAACTGACGAGTATGATCGAGTTAAGACTGTTGGTACTGATAGTTCTAAATGTTGTTGCATAGTTAGAACTACACATGGTCTTCCTTGTGCATGTGAACTTGCTAGTTACAGTACTATGTGCCATCCTATTCCCTTGGAGGCAATTCATGTTCATTGGAAGAAGTTAAACTTTATTGATCGAGGAATGGATGACAAGGAGTTTGAGTTGTCATTGCAACCTGAGTTGGATGCTTTGCTCCAGAGATTTCAGGAACTTGATTGTGCTGGGAAAATTATTCTAAAGGCTAAATTGCATGAACTAGCATTTCCTGATACAGCTTCAAAGTGTCCAACTCCTAAAATGGTAAGAATAAAGCGTGCTCCAGGGTCAAAAAGAGATAGATCAATTCATTGTGATCTTTCACATCGGGAGCATGTTGATGCAATGCATCCTACCCATAGTGGCACTTCATCTTGCCCTTCCTCTCATCAAATAGTCCACGAGTCTAAACGAAGAAGAGTTCTGCCAATGATGGACCAATTTCCGATTCAGATCCATCCGTTTATTGAAGAAATTATCGATGTGAAAGCGGATTCAAATTGTGGTTATCGTGCTGTTGCTGCTCAACTTGGTATGGGTGAGGAATCATGGGCTTTAGTTCGTCAGGATTTGATTAGAGAGCTTCAACAGTGGCAAGATATTTACGCCAAACTCTTTGGTAGCAATGAACGAGTGGCTGAACTGAGGCAATCTTTGTATGTTGACAAGGAGACATCTATTAAAAAGTGGATGACCATACCAGATATGGGTTATGTAATTGCCTCAAGATATAACGTTGTTCTAGTCTCTTTATCCTTGAAGGAGTCCATGACATTTTTCCCTCTTAGAGGACGACCACCATTATCTCAGTCAAGGCACCGCCTTATTGCCATTGGGTTGGTGCATGATTGTCACTTTGTACAG GTTGCTTTGAAGGCTGAGTCTGCATTACCTCCCACTGCTTTGCAATGGTCGAGATACTGCAGTGCTGAATCTCGTTCTTGGGAAACTTCATATGTTAATCGTATGGAACATTTTAGGTCATTGTTTCCacacacaaaaataattatgtaa
- the LOC137823450 gene encoding uncharacterized protein isoform X2, with product MLNWARDVAKENGFVLIILRSETSTKPTRTTRRNQRKTFIILGCDRSGKYRGPYKNALSRKVNGTRKCECPFRLRGKALKKAEGWIVKVMCGCHNHDLEETLAGHPYAGRLSAEEKSLVDDMTKNMMKPKDILLTLKDYNMDNVTTIKQIYNARQAYRSSQKGLEMQYLLKLLERERYVYWHRKVDDSNVIRDIFWTHPDAIKLLGAFNTVLIIDSIYTTTRYPLPLLEIVGITSTELTFSVAFAFVESERADNFTWVLQKLRGLIVKDEDIPQVIVTDRDISLMNAVQVVFPSSSNLLCRIHINKNVKAKCMSIVHPKEKQDLVMDAWDVVVNSSNENEYIQRLALFEKVCSGFPSFCEYVKKMWLIPHKEKFVTSWTNQVMHLGNTTTNRVEATNCKLKNLLQDSKTDMCSYWDAMNDMITLQHTEIKSSFEKSINVVDHMQNTPVYIKLQGFVSRSALSHITDEYDRVKTVGTDSSKCCCIVRTTHGLPCACELASYSTMCHPIPLEAIHVHWKKLNFIDRGMDDKEFELSLQPELDALLQRFQELDCAGKIILKAKLHELAFPDTASKCPTPKMVRIKRAPGSKRDRSIHCDLSHREHVDAMHPTHSGTSSCPSSHQIVHESKRRRVLPMMDQFPIQIHPFIEEIIDVKADSNCGYRAVAAQLGMGEESWALVRQDLIRELQQWQDIYAKLFGSNERVAELRQSLYVDKETSIKKWMTIPDMGYVIASRYNVVLVSLSLKESMTFFPLRGRPPLSQSRHRLIAIGLVHDCHFVQVALKAESALPPTALQWSRYCSAESRSWETSYVNRMEHFRSLFPHTKIIM from the exons ATGTTAAATTGGGCTCGAGATGTTGCAAAAGAGAATGGATTTGTCCTTATTATTTTGAGATCAGAGACATCTACAAAACCTACAAGAACTACAAGGCGTAATCAAAGGAAGACATTTATAATTTTGGGTTGCGATAGAAGTGGAAAATATAGAGGACCATACAAGAATGCATTATCCCGAAAGGTAAATGGTACTAGAAAATGTGAGTGTCCCTTCAGGTTAAGGGGAAAAGCTTTGAAAAAGGCTGAAGGATGGATTGTTAAGGTAATGTGTGGTTGTCACAATCATGACTTAGAGGAAACATTAGCAGGTCATCCATATGCAGGCCGGTTGAGTGCTGAAGAGAAGTCTTTGGTTGATGATATGACAAAGAACATGATGAAGCCAAAAGATATACTATTGACATTGAAAGATTATAACATGGATAATGTCACTACTATCAAGCAGATTTACAATGCTCGACAGGCTTATCGATCCTCTCAAAAAGGTTTAGAAATGCAATACCTACTGAAATTATTGGAACGTGAGCGGTATGTGTATTGGCATAGAAAGGTGGATGACTCCAATGTTATCAGAGATATATTCTGGACACATCCAGATGCCATTAAACTTCTGGGTGCTTTCAACACTGTCTTGATAATTGATAGTATTTATACAACCACTAGGTATCCATTGCCACTGCTTGAGATTGTTGGCATTACTTCAACAGAGTTAACATTCTCTGTGGCATTTGCTTTTGTGGAGTCTGAGCGAGCTGACAACTTCACTTGGGTACTACAGAAGTTAAGAGGATTGATTGTTAAAGATGAAGACATACCTCAGGTGATTGTGACTGACAGAGACATTTCTTTGATGAATGCAGTGCAAGTTGTCTTTCCAAGCTCTTCTAATTTGTTATGTCGGATTCATATCAACAAGAATGTGAAGGCCAAATGCATGTCGATAGTCCATCCAAAGGAGAAACAAGACTTGGTGATGGATGCATGGGATGTTGTTGTGAATTCTTCTAATGAGAATGAATATATCCAGCGTCTGGCattatttgaaaaagtttgCTCAGGTTTTCCTAGTTTTTGTGAATATGTGAAAAAGATGTGGCTGATCCCACACAAGGAAAAGTTTGTCACTTCATGGACAAATCAGGTGATGCATTTGGGTAACACGACAACGAATAG GGTTGAGGCAACAAATTGTAAGTTAAAGAATTTGCTTCAAGATAGCAAAACTGATATGTGTAGTTATTGGGATGCTATGAATGACATGATTACTTTGCAACACACAGAGATTAAGTCGTCATTTGAGAAAAGCATAAATGTAGTGGATCATATGCAAAATACTCCAGTATACATCAAACTGCAAGGATTTGTATCAAGGAGTGCATTGAGTCATATAACTGACGAGTATGATCGAGTTAAGACTGTTGGTACTGATAGTTCTAAATGTTGTTGCATAGTTAGAACTACACATGGTCTTCCTTGTGCATGTGAACTTGCTAGTTACAGTACTATGTGCCATCCTATTCCCTTGGAGGCAATTCATGTTCATTGGAAGAAGTTAAACTTTATTGATCGAGGAATGGATGACAAGGAGTTTGAGTTGTCATTGCAACCTGAGTTGGATGCTTTGCTCCAGAGATTTCAGGAACTTGATTGTGCTGGGAAAATTATTCTAAAGGCTAAATTGCATGAACTAGCATTTCCTGATACAGCTTCAAAGTGTCCAACTCCTAAAATGGTAAGAATAAAGCGTGCTCCAGGGTCAAAAAGAGATAGATCAATTCATTGTGATCTTTCACATCGGGAGCATGTTGATGCAATGCATCCTACCCATAGTGGCACTTCATCTTGCCCTTCCTCTCATCAAATAGTCCACGAGTCTAAACGAAGAAGAGTTCTGCCAATGATGGACCAATTTCCGATTCAGATCCATCCGTTTATTGAAGAAATTATCGATGTGAAAGCGGATTCAAATTGTGGTTATCGTGCTGTTGCTGCTCAACTTGGTATGGGTGAGGAATCATGGGCTTTAGTTCGTCAGGATTTGATTAGAGAGCTTCAACAGTGGCAAGATATTTACGCCAAACTCTTTGGTAGCAATGAACGAGTGGCTGAACTGAGGCAATCTTTGTATGTTGACAAGGAGACATCTATTAAAAAGTGGATGACCATACCAGATATGGGTTATGTAATTGCCTCAAGATATAACGTTGTTCTAGTCTCTTTATCCTTGAAGGAGTCCATGACATTTTTCCCTCTTAGAGGACGACCACCATTATCTCAGTCAAGGCACCGCCTTATTGCCATTGGGTTGGTGCATGATTGTCACTTTGTACAG GTTGCTTTGAAGGCTGAGTCTGCATTACCTCCCACTGCTTTGCAATGGTCGAGATACTGCAGTGCTGAATCTCGTTCTTGGGAAACTTCATATGTTAATCGTATGGAACATTTTAGGTCATTGTTTCCacacacaaaaataattatgtaa